From a region of the Corallococcus coralloides DSM 2259 genome:
- a CDS encoding TIGR02266 family protein, with product MSLDPADQRQHPRIPTILRVDYAHGRPLRDVTENLSAGGFFVQTEQLFAVGDELRLALSFPGLLDPVEVAGTVAWVRLAAPDQPGGVGIRVESEQDRRRLGDILSAAGPNDNAVTPSEQDGYRVLIVEDNPHIIEMYSYVLKKLASNDLHGKVPLEVHFAPDGHHALLRLREDRFSLVMLDLYMPVMDGFALVERIREEEELKGIPVIAISAGGKEAQERAMQLGVDIYLRKPVRFVEVLETVKQLLRIR from the coding sequence ATGAGCCTGGACCCTGCGGACCAGCGGCAGCACCCTCGTATCCCCACCATCCTCCGGGTGGACTACGCCCATGGTCGTCCGCTGCGGGACGTGACGGAAAACCTCTCCGCCGGAGGGTTCTTCGTCCAGACCGAGCAGCTGTTCGCGGTGGGGGACGAGCTGCGGCTTGCTCTTTCTTTCCCGGGACTGCTGGATCCGGTAGAAGTCGCCGGGACGGTGGCGTGGGTGCGCCTCGCCGCGCCCGATCAGCCGGGCGGCGTGGGCATCCGTGTGGAGAGCGAGCAGGACCGGCGGCGACTGGGTGACATCTTGAGTGCGGCGGGACCCAACGACAACGCGGTGACCCCTTCGGAGCAGGACGGGTACCGTGTGCTCATCGTCGAGGACAACCCGCACATCATCGAGATGTACAGCTACGTGCTGAAGAAGCTCGCGAGCAACGATCTGCACGGGAAGGTCCCGCTGGAGGTCCACTTCGCCCCGGACGGGCACCACGCCCTCCTGCGGCTGCGGGAGGACCGCTTCAGCCTGGTGATGCTGGACCTCTACATGCCGGTGATGGACGGCTTCGCCCTGGTGGAGCGCATCCGGGAGGAGGAGGAGCTCAAGGGCATCCCGGTCATCGCGATCTCCGCGGGTGGCAAGGAGGCCCAGGAGCGGGCGATGCAGCTGGGGGTGGACATCTACCTGCGCAAGCCCGTGCGGTTCGTGGAAGTGCTGGAGACGGTGAAGCAGCTCTTGCGCATCCGGTAG